The Corynebacterium freiburgense region GTTATGGTTTGGTGAAGTTCAATTCCGTGGGGTATTTACCAAAGTCCTCTTTACCAGGATTATTTTATTCCTTGTCTTTGCCGCTATCGCCGGCGCCATTTCATGGTTCGCGGGCTACCTGGTGATTCGAAATAGACCTGAACACTTATTTGGTCTTGATCCAGATCATCCGATCGTGGCATTCCGAGCTGGCGTTGAAGCGAGCCTCCGCAAAGCCTTGCTATTCCTGCCGCTCACTATAGGAGTGCTTGCTGGACTAGTAGGTCAGAGCAATTGGCGAACCGTGCAAATGTTTCTGCATGGAAGTGAATTTGGGCAAGCCGACCCGCAATTCAATATGGATTATGGGTTTTATGCCTTTACGCTGCCATTTTTGCGCCTTGTTACCGGATCCGTTTCCGCACTCTTAGTTGTGGCGTTTCTTATCGCGCTTGTAGGCCACTATGCCTTTGGAAGTATTCGCGTAGGCAACCAAGCCCTCGGCCAAAAAGGCCATATTTCCAATGCCGCTCGCATCCAACTCGCTGTGACCGCAGGCCTATGGATGCTGGTAAAAGTAATAACTTACTGGCTTGACCGCTTTGACCTACTGAATGTAAAAAACGATATTTTTACCGGCGCAGGCTTTACTGCTATTCACGCCGAACTTCCCGCAAAAATCATTCTTATGGTGATTGCGGTTGTGGTCGCACTGGCGTTTTTCTCCGCAGTAGTCCTAAAAGATTTGCGTATCCCGGCACTGGCCACCGGACTTATGGTGCTGAGCTCCCTGGTTCTAGGCAATGGTTGGCCGCTTATGGTGGAGGAATTCTCCGTAAAACCAAACCGTGCCTCCAAAGAAGCTGAATTTATTTCCCGAAATATTCAGGCCACACGCTTTGCTTACGGTATTACCAATGACAAGGTAAATTACGTAAAAAACTGGGGTGCAGATAAAAGCAAGGATGCCAAAGAAGTCCGCGACCAAGTAGCCAACGATGCGGCTACACTTTCGAATATTCGTCTGCTTGATCCAGAGATTCTTTCGGCAACGTTTACCCAGCAACAGCAACTAAAGAATTTCTATGGATTCCCCAAAAACCTTAATGTGGACCGCTATACCGTGGATGGGGAACTCCGCGATTATGTTGTTGCAGCTCGTGAGCTTGATCCGCAGTCTTTAAGCGAAAACCAAAAGAACTGGATTAACCGCCATACCGTATATACCCATGGCAATGGCATTGTTGCCGCTCCGGCCAATAAAGTAGATGAGGTTGCCCGAGATGTAGGCTCAACTCGTGGTGGCTATCCCGTGTACACCGTGTCTGACCTGCAGGCTCAAAGCGATAAAGAACGCGCCGAAAAGCTTGGCATTAAGGTTGACCAACCGCGCGTTTACTATGGTCCAGTGATTTCCAATGTGGCACCACTTGAGGATTACGCCATTGTCGGTGCTGCAGGAAGCGACCCCGTAGAATACGATACCGACGGTTCTAACTTCACCTATGACGGTAGTGGCGGCGTAGATATTTCCGGGTTTATGAACCGGGTGGCATTCGCACTGCGCTACCAAGAGCTCAATATGATGCTCTCGGACCGTATTGGCGAAGATTCGAAAATCATCTACCAGCGTGACCCACGTACTCGCGTAGAAAAGGTCGCCCCCTGGCTAGAAACCGACAACACCACCTACCCAGCCGTGATCGACGGCCGCATTAAATGGATCGTTGATGGCTACACCACCCTTGATAGCCTGCCTTATGCCTCAAGGACCAACCTTAACCAGGCAATTACCGACGCCCAGACCGTCAACGGTCAATTGCAAACCCCGATCGTCAACGAAGAAGTTGGCTATATTCGCAACTCTGTGAAAGCAGTTGTGGATGCCTACGACGGCACGGTGGAACTCTATGAATTCGACACCGAAGATCCCGTACTAAAGGCCTGGCGTGGTGTTTTCCCAGATACAGTAAAACCAAAAAGCGATATTTCTGCAGACCTGATGGAACACCTCCGCTATCCAGAGGATATGTTCAAAGTTCAGCGAGAAATGATTTCCCGCTACCACGTTGATGACGCTGGTGTCTTCTTTACCAACGACGCTTTCTGGTCGGTTCCAGGAGACCCCAACTCCAAAGAAAAAACCGACGACGAGCGTACCCCCAACCAACCGCCTTATTATGTTGTAGCCGCAGACCCGGAAACTGGAAAACCAAGTTTCCAGCTCATTACCCCATTCCGTGGCCTTAAGCGTGAATTCTTGGCGGCCCATATGTCCGTAAGCTCCGACCCAGACAACTACGGTCGCATCACTGTTCGAGTCTTGCCGACGAATACCCAAACCCAAGGTCCCAAGCAGGCTCAAGACACTATGATGTCTTCCGACCAAATCGCCCGTGACCGCAGTCTTTGGGAAGCTACTAATGACATTAAAAACGGTAACCTCCTGACTCTGCCCGTTGGAGATAGTGAAATCCTCTATGTGGAGCCAATCTATTCACAGCGCAAAGGCCAAACCTCTGCATTCCCTAAGCTACTGCGAGTGCTCGTCTCCTATGACGGCAAAGTGGGCTATGCGCCAACAATCGCAGAAGCACTTAGCCAAGTGGGGATCGATCCAAAAGAGGCTAGTGACCTGGCAGAATCCGAAGTAACGGCAGGAGAAACCAAAGACCCAGAAAAAGAAGCAGATAAGACCAATACGGATAAACCAAGTAGCGACAAACCGTCGTCTCAAACCTCGGGCGACCAAGCATCACGAGTAGAAGCAATTAACAAAGCCTTGCAGAAACTCGAACAGGCGAAAAACGGTAGCTTTGAGGAATACGGCAAAGCACTGGACGAACTTGATAAAGCCGTAAAGGACTTCCAAGCAAACCAGTAAAATGCCAGCTCAAAGGTGAAATTTGCGCAGGTTTAGTAACGTGTGTAAAGTAGTTCATCGTTGCCAAGAAATACGGCAACGGTGAATAATCACCCAACGCGGGGTGGAGCAGCTCGGTAGCTCGCTGGGCTCATAACCCAGAGGTCGTAGGTTCGAATCCTGCCCCCGCTACCACGTAAAACCCTCGTGCTAGAGAAACCTAGCACGAGGGTTTTCTCCATTGGAAGGGTAACGAAGGCTATGGAGTTGAAATCACTGGTAACAATGTTGATTCTCCCCAAAGATGAAGCCTGGATTCTAAAAGAGCTCAGTGCCCATTTTGGAAGCGATATACAGCCTCAATTTCATGATGGAGATGCGGAACCTTACCTCTTTGAGCAGTGGGCGCTTGAACACCCAGACACTCCAGTAGGTGAGCGTAGAATCAGAACACTCAGTGCACGTGTAAATGACAGCGATGTAAAGCGAGTTGCTGAAGTGGTGATCGATATTATCTCCCCTCACGCTCGCGAAGAAGACCGCAAAATCCGAAATGGTGAACAAGTTACAATGACACCAGACCGCATACCTTGGTCCGCATACACTGCCTTGTGGGAAGATGAGGTTCGCTGAGTGGGGGACACCTGCACGTCGGTTGGCGTTCGGTATAAAGCGAGATAGTTTCTGGGTACAGGTGTTTCGGGGTGCTTCTTTTAAGTATTACTAGGCGGGGGAGTGATACAAAATAGGAATGTTTTTTAAAAACATGCCCTTTTTGTACCAGGGGTGGCGGCAAAACCCAAGGTCAAAAATCTTCGGTTGATACAAAATAGACAGGTTTTTTAAAAACATGCCCTTTTTGTACCAGTTGTGCAGCAGCTAAACTAGGCGATTTCTGGATTTTGTGGGTAGCGGCATGCAATAGCCGTATTCCAACGCCTTACAGGGAAAAATTAAAATGCGCGCAATGTTATAAGGCCGCGAGGTTATGTAAACTCAGATTACCTCTGCCAGGTGTCAGCGTCCTTCCCAGACTTTGCCCAGACCTTCCCTAAGCATTTCACGGCTATCTGCTTGGTGTGCGTTCCTTGGTGGCAGTGCAAAGGGGGACAAGTAAAAGCAAAAGGTCGCACCCCGGTTAATTTGGCAATATCTTTTAATATAAGCCCCTCGGTGCTTGCGGCTCAGTTTCAATAAAACCGCGGAGGGGTGATATTAACCAGTCGCTTTTTAGCCCCAAGTATTTGGCCCATTGAATTTCCGTTCGTTCATTGTGCCGCGGGCACTTACTGCACTTTCGCGCCGCATTCGCAAAGGATATTAAAAGAAAAAGCTCGAGTAAATACTTCTTTGGCACTATGTA contains the following coding sequences:
- a CDS encoding UPF0182 family protein, whose translation is MATSLTPPVKRPPRVISFLIATVFLLVFIVPWLVGYYTDWLWFGEVQFRGVFTKVLFTRIILFLVFAAIAGAISWFAGYLVIRNRPEHLFGLDPDHPIVAFRAGVEASLRKALLFLPLTIGVLAGLVGQSNWRTVQMFLHGSEFGQADPQFNMDYGFYAFTLPFLRLVTGSVSALLVVAFLIALVGHYAFGSIRVGNQALGQKGHISNAARIQLAVTAGLWMLVKVITYWLDRFDLLNVKNDIFTGAGFTAIHAELPAKIILMVIAVVVALAFFSAVVLKDLRIPALATGLMVLSSLVLGNGWPLMVEEFSVKPNRASKEAEFISRNIQATRFAYGITNDKVNYVKNWGADKSKDAKEVRDQVANDAATLSNIRLLDPEILSATFTQQQQLKNFYGFPKNLNVDRYTVDGELRDYVVAARELDPQSLSENQKNWINRHTVYTHGNGIVAAPANKVDEVARDVGSTRGGYPVYTVSDLQAQSDKERAEKLGIKVDQPRVYYGPVISNVAPLEDYAIVGAAGSDPVEYDTDGSNFTYDGSGGVDISGFMNRVAFALRYQELNMMLSDRIGEDSKIIYQRDPRTRVEKVAPWLETDNTTYPAVIDGRIKWIVDGYTTLDSLPYASRTNLNQAITDAQTVNGQLQTPIVNEEVGYIRNSVKAVVDAYDGTVELYEFDTEDPVLKAWRGVFPDTVKPKSDISADLMEHLRYPEDMFKVQREMISRYHVDDAGVFFTNDAFWSVPGDPNSKEKTDDERTPNQPPYYVVAADPETGKPSFQLITPFRGLKREFLAAHMSVSSDPDNYGRITVRVLPTNTQTQGPKQAQDTMMSSDQIARDRSLWEATNDIKNGNLLTLPVGDSEILYVEPIYSQRKGQTSAFPKLLRVLVSYDGKVGYAPTIAEALSQVGIDPKEASDLAESEVTAGETKDPEKEADKTNTDKPSSDKPSSQTSGDQASRVEAINKALQKLEQAKNGSFEEYGKALDELDKAVKDFQANQ